DNA from Alnus glutinosa chromosome 2, dhAlnGlut1.1, whole genome shotgun sequence:
taacatacaattatTACGACATGCAGGAATCTTCTCATAACCAAGCCCCATGTCACTAagaaactttttcgcctcatatgTATTAGCTGGCAAAGTGTCATCACATGCAGGCAGCAACTGGATGATGAAATCAAGTAAATCCGAGAAAATCTTGTTGCTAATTCCGCCAACAtacttcaagttgtacaaatGTACAATAACACTCAGCTTGCTATGTTTAGTACCCCCATGAAGTGGCTTCTCCGACTTTTTAAGCTTGTCGTAATACTTCTGAGTGTTCCCTTCAGCTGATTCTTCATTCCCCCCAATTTCTTCACCTCCCTGAACCACGACCTCAGGCTCACAATTGTCTTCTCTAACTTCGTGCATGCCGAATGCATCACGCAACATTGAGTGCATGTCACCACTATGTTCTGTGCTTCCACTAGTCGCATCTACGGCCGGGCGATTCGAGTAAGAACCTGCAATAGGACCCCGAACATGCTTCTCACCGtgccaaaaccatgtagtgtatGTAGTCAGCATTCCCTTACCCCCTGTCAAGTGGGCAAGTACGACGCAGGGCGgatgacgctggttatttcgacacgaCTTACAAGGGCAATGTATATTTCCATTGGGGATTCTACAGTTACTAACTGTGAAGTCAACAAACGATCTAGACCCATCTTTATATTCCCTTGTACCCCTAGACTTTGTCATCCAAGTCTTGTCCATTTTCTTCTCTACgtacaatacaaaatagtaacaaaataaAGCAAGTAACATATTAGGAAggtcattatttttttcatcattaATATTAAACATGATCAACTGCAGACAGCTTTTAGATTTTAAATTATGatggaagataaaaaaaagGATAGGGAACAGTTCGTTTGTGATAATATAAAGATAGACTTGAGAATGTTGTAAGGTTTTAAGAACACTAAGATgttttcttctaataatttaGAGCAGTGATTATTCTATTggatatattattttattttaaggctAAAGCTTCATACaatggaaaaataaagatgaagaCAGTGTCTTACGAGTTTTATTGGCATGATCGGGGGGAAATAATTGAAGGGACGACCATCATTTTGAGTGTAGTTTCACCTAACGTGGTGTGAAAGCACATATACTTTCCAACaacaattttgtatttatttttttatttttttaatttcttttcttattaaaaagaaGGGGCACTTtagaaaaaatatgcaaaagaaGTCGCGTGTGGAGCACATGACATTTTTTCCATCTATATTGATGACAAATACTGATGAAGTTTCTAATTTCACAAGTGGTGGTACTATCAACTATGGGAGCTAAgatgttaatttttaaagttagtAATATTCTATTCTCTATTAATTAACTAGGTTTCTTTAAATGTTAAAATTTTAGCATATTATAACTGCTGAGTTGTTAAAACAGATAGTTGGTTATAACCTAATATCACAAAATTTCAACCAACGAATTCCAAGTCAAGATTTGAAAAACTTGAGTACAATAAGTTGTAGAAAATCTTAATCCTTGAAAAAATGGAGGAATAACGGTTGTTATTCTTGAtcaaacaatattttttaaaaatcatatcattttttaagggacacaaaaattacacataaaagacttctaaaattactaaaccatatatatatatttcaaccatttcttcaaatttggtgtCCGGAAAGGACATAAATGGTTGGCATGGTCAGAGTTTGGGCTTCATAAACGACAATATCTCTTATGGAATGGTGAACTCTAATGTTTtattgtttctcaagaaaaGTCTTGTTCTGTTTTAAAATGTTTCATTGGTCTGTAGTCTATACCACTCTTTCTCTACTCTTTCCTTAGCTACAATGTCATAGCTGTTTTATAGCATCATGCACTTGCAACAACATTTTAGCTGTTTTATAGTCCCAAGCCACCATATAAAACATTATGGAAGtgagctttctttttttctttttctttttttttttttttttttcttttttttttttttttttcttttttttttttttaacatacaaTGTGAAGATTATAAGTCCACCCTTGAAATATGTTTTTGATGTTTATAATTTGGCTTAGAGTATTTATATATACTTTGAAACTTATGAAGATCGAGTCATTTAATTTTGAAGTAAATAATTTAAAGTGTTTATAATATGTTTTTGTATATGTGAACATATGATTAATCTTATCTATGTATAATTTGTAACAAATTTTATATGTCTTTAGAAATAACAGTGAAAGAGACATCATATAAAATGAATATGAACTCCGATGCTAATGATTCAATATTCGTTAGTctatgaaaaataacaaaacgactaaataataattgaagggaaaacaaaacattcaaaaaaaaaaatcaattacgCAACATTAAACACATAATCACCAAAACGAAAAATACTAACCTTGGGCAGGGGTGATCTTGGGCGGCCGGGAATGGGCGGCGTCGGTGGTGGCCAGCGTCTGGCTGGGCAGAGAGctagaaatgagagagagagagagagtgagagagagagagctaaagagagagagagctaaagagagatattgagagggagagagagacagaggagATGCATACCTGGTCGGCGGTGGGATGCGGCGGCCGGGAATGGGCGGCGTCGGTGGTGGCCGGCGTCTGGCTGGGCGGAGAGctagaaatgagagagagagagagagagtgagagagagagagctaaagagagatattgagagggagagagggacaGAGGAGATGCATACCTGATCGGCGGTGGGATGCGGCGGCCGGCGATAGCTCAGACgagagggagacagagagagagagagagagagagagagtagagtgagAGGAAGAGAGGTTTCGTGCAGAAACAGGG
Protein-coding regions in this window:
- the LOC133860361 gene encoding uncharacterized protein LOC133860361 → MDKTWMTKSRGTREYKDGSRSFVDFTVSNCRIPNGNIHCPCKSCRNNQRHPPCVVLAHLTGGKGMLTTYTTWFWHGEKHVRGPIAGSYSNRPAVDATSGSTEHSGDMHSMLRDAFGMHEVREDNCEPEVVVQGGEEIGGNEESAEGNTQKYYDKLKKSEKPLHGGTKHSKLSVIVHLYNLKYVGGISNKIFSDLLDFIIQLLPACDDTLPANTYEAKKFLSDMGLGYEKIPACRNNCMLFWKDNQELESCIICGESKWKDEIHLDEDGQPISSRKKRPVKVLRWFPLIPRLQRLFMSEHTAPHMRWHVEGRTKDGVLRHPADGEAWK